From Coffea arabica cultivar ET-39 chromosome 2e, Coffea Arabica ET-39 HiFi, whole genome shotgun sequence, the proteins below share one genomic window:
- the LOC113731731 gene encoding E3 ubiquitin-protein ligase BRE1-like 1 isoform X2 — MGSTGEADRKRRQFSSISPTGAAAKKHPFMPLSEDKKLDAAVLKFQNQKLVEKLEAQKIEIIDFKEKIGKLTVKQLPYENVVAVVSNSWEETVKDLESHSIHTNDCAKCERGVKDLLVRDGANPLPYNGGGSSPSDTFSSRDASPDDALLSRLLVTGATESSSTCNVTNNTEEGNHEDSKKIRNTLHTILAAVDHQWKLKDNLCSTALSAFSEDGSHRQRTSLDLQAEVKNVRMSIGNLHSKHKSLAFELQKHKDSEAKSKAELKHLREELESTIAELEESNHQLAVLKAEKDAGKGPIFPILNLGNKAVAVDKSRDKEKDLQDMESALSNLLDQSSCRLLELKRLHEERIDVLKHLSTLQNTLKNIKSICSSQAYLLLKDQATKVKADIVQYQALYEKLQVEKDNLAWREKEMHLRVELLDINHRSASVADLRITELEKGIQKYINEKNLIEVKLEEALREPSRKEIIAKFKALVSSFPVEMGHMQSQLSKYKETATDIHTLRADVKSLSSILEQKAKHLGKLSARSAEQAASILKLQAVVHDLKESDKELKLILQMYRRESITSRDVLEARDSEYKAWAHVQSLKTSLDEHNLELRVKTAIEAEATSQQRLAATEAEIAELRQKQEASKREESKLSGVVKSRHEETDAYLSEIETIGQAYDDMQTQNQQLLQQITERDDYNIKLVIGGVRTRQLGDGLLMEKQAIERAIQQANTSVDFQNLKVARFEDQLKMCSDHVQRLAENRVKLTVSLENNQKKVIDIRKSAQQLRETIEDSQLKVDSNRVDLAEVQIETERERFKRKREEEDLEFARSKVSRLKSQVEGSSVVDKLRQEVREYREILKCSICLDRRKEVVIAKCYHLFCNSCVQKIIETRHRRCPVCSVSFGANDVKPVYI, encoded by the exons ATGGGGAGCACAGGAGAAGCAGATAGAAAGCGGCGTCAATTTAGCTCCATATCACCTACTGGTGCTGCTGCCAAGAAGCATCCTTTTATGCCATTATCTGAGGATAAAAAG CTGGATGCGGCAGTGcttaaatttcaaaatcagAAGCTCGTTGAGAAATTAGAAGCACAGAAAATCGAGATTATTGATTTCAAGGAGAAAATTGGTAAGCTGACGGTGAAACAACTGCCATATGAGAACGTTGTTGCAGTTGTCAGTAATTCCTGGGAAGAG ACTGTTAAGGACTTGGAATCACATTCTATACACACAAATGACTGTGCGAAATGTGAGCGAGGTGTCAAAGATCTACTTGTCAGAGATGGTGCAAATCCTTTGCCTTATAATG GCGGTGGTTCTTCTCCTAGTGACACCTTTTCTTCAAGGGATGCTTCACCTGATGATGCTTTGTTAAGCCGGCTTTTAGTGACAGGAGCAACTGAAAGTAGTTCTACCTGTAACGTCACAAACAATACAGAAGAGGGTAATCATGAAGACAGCAAAAAGATCAGGAACACATTGCATACAATTCTAGCTGCCGTTGATCATCAATGGAAGTTAAAGGATAATTTATGCAGTACAGCTTTGAGTGCATTTTCTGAAGATG GATCACACCGGCAAAGGACATCTCTAGACTTGCAGGCAGAAGTTAAGAATGTAAGAATGAGTATAGGCAATCTTCATTCAAAGCACAAATCATTGGCTTTTGAACTGCAAAAGCACAAGGATTCAGAGGCAAAGAGTAAAGCTGAACTGAAGCATTTAAGAG AGGAGTTGGAAAGTACTATAGCAGAACTTGAGGAAAGTAATCATCAATTAGCAGTTCTAAAAGCAGAAAAAGATGCAGGAAAGGGGCCAATTTTCCCCATCCTTAATCTGGGTAATAAGGCTGTTGCTGTTGACAAGTCCAGAGATAAAGAAAAGGATCTGCAGGACATGGAGTCAGCACTTAGCAACTTATTG GATCAATCGTCTTGTCGGCTATTAGAACTGAAGCGTCTTCATGAAGAAAGGATAGATGTATTGAAGCACTTATCCACTTTGCAG AACACTTTGAAAAATATCAAGTCAATTTGCTCTTCACAAGCTTATCTCCTTTTGAAAGATCAAGCTACGAAGGTTAAAGCAGATATAGTCCAATATCAAGCACTCTATGAGAAACTACAG GTTGAGAAAGACAATTTGGCCTGGAGGGAAAAGGAAATGCATTTGAGAGTTGAATTGCTCGATATTAACCATCGATCTGCCTCTGTTGCTGATTTGAGGATCACTGAGCTGGAAAAAGGGATACAGAAgtatataaatgaaaaaaatcttATTGAAGTCAAGCTGGAAGAAGCATTAAGAGAACCCA GTAGAAAAGAAATCATTGCAAAGTTCAAAGCTTTGGTTTCTTCATTTCCTGTGGAAATGGGCCATATGCAGAGTCAGCTGAGTAAATACAAAGAGACAGCTACTGATATTCATACTCTACGTGCTGATGTTAAATCTCTGTCTAGTATTCTTGAGCAAAAG GCCAAACATTTGGGAAAATTGTCTGCTAGGTCAGCTGAGCAAGCCGCTAGCATTCTAAAGTTACAGGCCGTA GTCCATGATTTGAAGGAGAGTGATAAGGAATTGAAACTCATTTTGCAAATGTATAGACGTGAATCAATTACTTCAAG GGATGTCCTTGAAGCTAGAGATTCTGAATATAAGGCTTGGGCTCATGTACAGAGCCTGAAGACCTCTCTTGACGAACACAACTTGGAGTTGCGAGTTAAAACTGCTATTGAAGCTGAGGCTACATCCCAGCAAAGGCTAGCTGCCACTGAAGCTGAAATTGCTGAGCTCAGACAGAAGCAGGAGGCTTCTAAAAG GGAAGAATCAAAACTTTCTGGGGTTGTGAAATCCAGACATGAAGAGACAGACGCCTATCTTTCTGAGATAGAG ACTATTGGGCAGGCCTATGATGATATGCAAACTCAAAACCAACAGTTGTTGCAGCAAATCACAGAGAGGGATGACTATAATATAAAG CTTGTTATAGGAGGAGTGCGAACAAGACAGCTTGGGGATGGCCTGCTCATGGAGAAACAGGCTATAGAGAGAGCAATTCAGCAAGCCAATACTTCTGTCGATTTTCAGAATCTGAAAGTTGCAAGATTTGAGGACCAG TTAAAAATGTGCTCAGATCATGTTCAGAGGCTGGCAGAAAACAGGGTGAAACTTACAGTTTCTCTTGAAAATAACCAAAAGAAGGTAATAGACATCCGGAAATCAGCACAGCAACTGAGAGAAACGATAGAAGATTCACAGCTGAAGGTTGACAGTAACCGTGTGGATCTTGCTGAGGTGCAAAtagagacagagagagaaag ATTTAAGCGGAAGAGGGAGGAAGAAGACCTAGAATTTGCTAGGTCAAAAGTTTCTCGTCTCAAATCACAGGTAGAGGGGTCATCAGTCGTTGATAAACTTCGGCAGGAAGTCAGAGAATACAGGGAAATACTTAAGTGCAGCATCTGTCTTGACAGGCGGAAGGAG GTTGTTATAGCAAAATGCTATCATCTGTTCTGCAATTCCTGCGTTCAAAAGATTATTGAGACGCGTCACCGCAGATGCCCAGTATGTTCAGTGAGTTTTGGGGCTAATGATGTAAAACCTGTTTACATCTGA
- the LOC113731731 gene encoding E3 ubiquitin-protein ligase BRE1-like 1 isoform X1 has product MGSTGEADRKRRQFSSISPTGAAAKKHPFMPLSEDKKLDAAVLKFQNQKLVEKLEAQKIEIIDFKEKIGKLTVKQLPYENVVAVVSNSWEETVKDLESHSIHTNDCAKCERGVKDLLVRDGANPLPYNGGGSSPSDTFSSRDASPDDALLSRLLVTGATESSSTCNVTNNTEEGNHEDSKKIRNTLHTILAAVDHQWKLKDNLCSTALSAFSEDGSHRQRTSLDLQAEVKNVRMSIGNLHSKHKSLAFELQKHKDSEAKSKAELKHLRVIHLFVCLCKEELESTIAELEESNHQLAVLKAEKDAGKGPIFPILNLGNKAVAVDKSRDKEKDLQDMESALSNLLDQSSCRLLELKRLHEERIDVLKHLSTLQNTLKNIKSICSSQAYLLLKDQATKVKADIVQYQALYEKLQVEKDNLAWREKEMHLRVELLDINHRSASVADLRITELEKGIQKYINEKNLIEVKLEEALREPSRKEIIAKFKALVSSFPVEMGHMQSQLSKYKETATDIHTLRADVKSLSSILEQKAKHLGKLSARSAEQAASILKLQAVVHDLKESDKELKLILQMYRRESITSRDVLEARDSEYKAWAHVQSLKTSLDEHNLELRVKTAIEAEATSQQRLAATEAEIAELRQKQEASKREESKLSGVVKSRHEETDAYLSEIETIGQAYDDMQTQNQQLLQQITERDDYNIKLVIGGVRTRQLGDGLLMEKQAIERAIQQANTSVDFQNLKVARFEDQLKMCSDHVQRLAENRVKLTVSLENNQKKVIDIRKSAQQLRETIEDSQLKVDSNRVDLAEVQIETERERFKRKREEEDLEFARSKVSRLKSQVEGSSVVDKLRQEVREYREILKCSICLDRRKEVVIAKCYHLFCNSCVQKIIETRHRRCPVCSVSFGANDVKPVYI; this is encoded by the exons ATGGGGAGCACAGGAGAAGCAGATAGAAAGCGGCGTCAATTTAGCTCCATATCACCTACTGGTGCTGCTGCCAAGAAGCATCCTTTTATGCCATTATCTGAGGATAAAAAG CTGGATGCGGCAGTGcttaaatttcaaaatcagAAGCTCGTTGAGAAATTAGAAGCACAGAAAATCGAGATTATTGATTTCAAGGAGAAAATTGGTAAGCTGACGGTGAAACAACTGCCATATGAGAACGTTGTTGCAGTTGTCAGTAATTCCTGGGAAGAG ACTGTTAAGGACTTGGAATCACATTCTATACACACAAATGACTGTGCGAAATGTGAGCGAGGTGTCAAAGATCTACTTGTCAGAGATGGTGCAAATCCTTTGCCTTATAATG GCGGTGGTTCTTCTCCTAGTGACACCTTTTCTTCAAGGGATGCTTCACCTGATGATGCTTTGTTAAGCCGGCTTTTAGTGACAGGAGCAACTGAAAGTAGTTCTACCTGTAACGTCACAAACAATACAGAAGAGGGTAATCATGAAGACAGCAAAAAGATCAGGAACACATTGCATACAATTCTAGCTGCCGTTGATCATCAATGGAAGTTAAAGGATAATTTATGCAGTACAGCTTTGAGTGCATTTTCTGAAGATG GATCACACCGGCAAAGGACATCTCTAGACTTGCAGGCAGAAGTTAAGAATGTAAGAATGAGTATAGGCAATCTTCATTCAAAGCACAAATCATTGGCTTTTGAACTGCAAAAGCACAAGGATTCAGAGGCAAAGAGTAAAGCTGAACTGAAGCATTTAAGAG TGATTCATCTTTTTGTTTGTCTATGTAAAGAGGAGTTGGAAAGTACTATAGCAGAACTTGAGGAAAGTAATCATCAATTAGCAGTTCTAAAAGCAGAAAAAGATGCAGGAAAGGGGCCAATTTTCCCCATCCTTAATCTGGGTAATAAGGCTGTTGCTGTTGACAAGTCCAGAGATAAAGAAAAGGATCTGCAGGACATGGAGTCAGCACTTAGCAACTTATTG GATCAATCGTCTTGTCGGCTATTAGAACTGAAGCGTCTTCATGAAGAAAGGATAGATGTATTGAAGCACTTATCCACTTTGCAG AACACTTTGAAAAATATCAAGTCAATTTGCTCTTCACAAGCTTATCTCCTTTTGAAAGATCAAGCTACGAAGGTTAAAGCAGATATAGTCCAATATCAAGCACTCTATGAGAAACTACAG GTTGAGAAAGACAATTTGGCCTGGAGGGAAAAGGAAATGCATTTGAGAGTTGAATTGCTCGATATTAACCATCGATCTGCCTCTGTTGCTGATTTGAGGATCACTGAGCTGGAAAAAGGGATACAGAAgtatataaatgaaaaaaatcttATTGAAGTCAAGCTGGAAGAAGCATTAAGAGAACCCA GTAGAAAAGAAATCATTGCAAAGTTCAAAGCTTTGGTTTCTTCATTTCCTGTGGAAATGGGCCATATGCAGAGTCAGCTGAGTAAATACAAAGAGACAGCTACTGATATTCATACTCTACGTGCTGATGTTAAATCTCTGTCTAGTATTCTTGAGCAAAAG GCCAAACATTTGGGAAAATTGTCTGCTAGGTCAGCTGAGCAAGCCGCTAGCATTCTAAAGTTACAGGCCGTA GTCCATGATTTGAAGGAGAGTGATAAGGAATTGAAACTCATTTTGCAAATGTATAGACGTGAATCAATTACTTCAAG GGATGTCCTTGAAGCTAGAGATTCTGAATATAAGGCTTGGGCTCATGTACAGAGCCTGAAGACCTCTCTTGACGAACACAACTTGGAGTTGCGAGTTAAAACTGCTATTGAAGCTGAGGCTACATCCCAGCAAAGGCTAGCTGCCACTGAAGCTGAAATTGCTGAGCTCAGACAGAAGCAGGAGGCTTCTAAAAG GGAAGAATCAAAACTTTCTGGGGTTGTGAAATCCAGACATGAAGAGACAGACGCCTATCTTTCTGAGATAGAG ACTATTGGGCAGGCCTATGATGATATGCAAACTCAAAACCAACAGTTGTTGCAGCAAATCACAGAGAGGGATGACTATAATATAAAG CTTGTTATAGGAGGAGTGCGAACAAGACAGCTTGGGGATGGCCTGCTCATGGAGAAACAGGCTATAGAGAGAGCAATTCAGCAAGCCAATACTTCTGTCGATTTTCAGAATCTGAAAGTTGCAAGATTTGAGGACCAG TTAAAAATGTGCTCAGATCATGTTCAGAGGCTGGCAGAAAACAGGGTGAAACTTACAGTTTCTCTTGAAAATAACCAAAAGAAGGTAATAGACATCCGGAAATCAGCACAGCAACTGAGAGAAACGATAGAAGATTCACAGCTGAAGGTTGACAGTAACCGTGTGGATCTTGCTGAGGTGCAAAtagagacagagagagaaag ATTTAAGCGGAAGAGGGAGGAAGAAGACCTAGAATTTGCTAGGTCAAAAGTTTCTCGTCTCAAATCACAGGTAGAGGGGTCATCAGTCGTTGATAAACTTCGGCAGGAAGTCAGAGAATACAGGGAAATACTTAAGTGCAGCATCTGTCTTGACAGGCGGAAGGAG GTTGTTATAGCAAAATGCTATCATCTGTTCTGCAATTCCTGCGTTCAAAAGATTATTGAGACGCGTCACCGCAGATGCCCAGTATGTTCAGTGAGTTTTGGGGCTAATGATGTAAAACCTGTTTACATCTGA